GGGAGATCGCCTCCTTCGGCGGCTTCCTGGGACGCAAGGGCGATGGTGAGCCGGGGGTCAAAAGCCTCTGGATCGGGCTGCGCAGACTCTTCGACTTCACTCTCGCTTTCCAGACCCTCCGAGATGTGGGTAATGCGTAGCAGAATTGGGGGAGGGTGGCGAGCCTAAAGCGAGCCGGGAGGGGGCCGCCCGCCTGGCGCCCCCCGGCACCCCCGGCTAACATTCGAGGGGGCGTCATGCCCCCGAACGCCCCCGACACGACCACCGGCCCGGAGCGACCCGGCCGGTGTCCGGCTATTGGTACCAGAGGAAGGAAAGAACGATGTCCGAGGCTCCACGCGTACGCTTCGCCCCCAGCCCGACCGGCTACCTGCACGTCGGGGGGGCGCGGACGGCGCTCTTCAACTGGCTCTTCGCCCGCGGCACGGGCGGCACCTTCGTCCTGCGCATCGAGGACACCGACCGCGAGCGCTCCAGCGGCGAGATGACGCAGGCCATCCTGGACGGGATGCGCTGGCTGGGGATGGACTGGGACGAGGGGCCGTACCACCAGGCCGACGGCTTCGACCGGCACCGGGCCGACTGTCTCCGGCTCCTGGCCGAGGGGAAGGCGTACCGGTGCTTCTGCAGCGCCGAGGAGCTGAAGGCCCGCCGCGAGGCCGCCGAGGGCCGGCAGGAGGAGTTCCGCTACGACCGCGGCTGCCTGGCGCTGGATCCCGCCGAGGGGGAGCGGCGCGCCGGGGCGGGGGAGGCGTTCACGCTCCGCTTCCGGGTCCCCGAGGGCGTCACGGAGTGGGACGACGTGGTGCACGGCCCCACCCGCTTCCGCAACGAGGACATCGAGGACTTCATCATCCTCCGGTCCGACGGGACCCCCATCTACAACCTGGCGGTGGTCTCCGACGACGTGGAGATGCGCATCACCCACGTCGTCCGCGGCGACGATCACCTCTCCAACACGCCCAAGCAGATCCTGCTCTACCGGGCGCTGGGCGCGGAGGTGCCGGCGTTCGCGCACGTCCCCATGATCCTGGGGCCGGACGGGAAGCGCCTTTCCAAGCGGCACGGCGCCACCGCCGTGGGCGAGTACGCGGGGCAGGGGATCCTCCCCACCGCCATGGTCAACTTCCTCGCGCTCCTGGGCTGGAACCCCGGCGACGACGAGGAGGTGATGCTCCCCGCGGACCTGATCGCCCGCTTCTCGCTGGAGCGCATCAACAAGAAGAGCGCCGTCTTCGATACCGACAAGCTGCTCTGGATGAACGGGCGGCACCTGTCGCTGACCCCCTCCGGGGAGCTGCTCCCGCTGGTCGCGCCGGAGCTGCTGGCGCAGGGGCTCGTGACGGAGCCCGAGCTGGAGGAGCGGCACGACTGGCTGAGCGGGCTCGTCGACCTGCTCAAGACCCGCGTCCGCACCGTGGGGGAGCTGGCGGACCAGCTCCGGGTGTACCTGGCGCCGGAGATCGAGTACGACCCGGAGGCGGCGGCCAAGCACTGGAAGGACGGCCCGGCCGTCGCGGCCCGGCTGGAAGCGGCCCGCGACGCGCTGCAGGCCGCCGGGTCGTGGGCCCCGGAGGCGGTGGAGGCCACCCTGCGCTGGGTGGCCGAGGCGGAGGGGGTGGGCTTCGGCAAGGTCGTCCACCCGCTGCGGCTCGCGCTCACCGGCTCATCCGCCAGCCCGGGGATCGACGCGGTGGTCGTGGCGATGGGAAAAACCCTCGTCGCGCAGAGGCTGGACGCCGCTGTCGCCCGGCTTCGGTACGCTACCGTACACGATGATCGTTGACAACCCGGTACCCTGCACCTAAGTTGCGGCCGGAGAGGGGTTGTGGAGGGAACATCGGGCGGGGCTCCGGGCCGCCGCCGTCGACGGGGGTGGGGCGACGGCACCTTCGGTGTGGCGTACGCTCCCTCCCTTTCTCCGCAGGATCCGAATTCACGCCGGCAACGTCCAGGGGAGGCAGCCATGCCTGAACCATTGAGCAAGATCGAGAAGCGGATCCTGAACTACCTGGTGGACTACCTCCGTCAGCACACCTACCAGCCCAGCATCCGCGAGATCGGGAAGCGCTTCGGGATCAAGTCCACGAAGACCGTTTCCGAGCACCTGCAGGCGCTCGCGGACAAGGGGTACATCGAGCGCGACGCGTCGCGCTCGCGCGGGGTGAAGATCGTGGGGATGAACCTGGCGCCGGACGTTGTCAGCGTTCCCAGCTACGGGAAGATCGCCGCGGGACGCCCGGCGCTGCTGCGCGACAACGTGCGCGAGGAGTTCGAGATCGACCGGAA
This portion of the Longimicrobiaceae bacterium genome encodes:
- a CDS encoding IS4 family transposase → EIASFGGFLGRKGDGEPGVKSLWIGLRRLFDFTLAFQTLRDVGNA
- the gltX gene encoding glutamate--tRNA ligase: MSEAPRVRFAPSPTGYLHVGGARTALFNWLFARGTGGTFVLRIEDTDRERSSGEMTQAILDGMRWLGMDWDEGPYHQADGFDRHRADCLRLLAEGKAYRCFCSAEELKARREAAEGRQEEFRYDRGCLALDPAEGERRAGAGEAFTLRFRVPEGVTEWDDVVHGPTRFRNEDIEDFIILRSDGTPIYNLAVVSDDVEMRITHVVRGDDHLSNTPKQILLYRALGAEVPAFAHVPMILGPDGKRLSKRHGATAVGEYAGQGILPTAMVNFLALLGWNPGDDEEVMLPADLIARFSLERINKKSAVFDTDKLLWMNGRHLSLTPSGELLPLVAPELLAQGLVTEPELEERHDWLSGLVDLLKTRVRTVGELADQLRVYLAPEIEYDPEAAAKHWKDGPAVAARLEAARDALQAAGSWAPEAVEATLRWVAEAEGVGFGKVVHPLRLALTGSSASPGIDAVVVAMGKTLVAQRLDAAVARLRYATVHDDR